The following coding sequences are from one Achromobacter sp. B7 window:
- a CDS encoding DUF6776 family protein, producing the protein MFGRSQRAVFKPSVYQPGQRTRRLPRWLVLLLVGIALGAGGVLFLQTNYGPQRLTVEQSESLHSELSASNLERQRLQTQLEEATQQRDANKSGHEKLTTDLADARAKIDTLNKELVLFQDAMPPDPRGGNLGIRSATFKRAPGQLDYQVLVMREERTGAPFKGTLTFSIEGSYSNGRAATVTPEGPTLNVDRYDYALGQLKLPDGFNARVVVLRVMDANQKQQAMRIYNVRN; encoded by the coding sequence ATGTTTGGAAGATCGCAACGGGCTGTATTCAAGCCCTCCGTGTACCAACCCGGTCAACGCACGCGGCGCCTGCCGCGCTGGCTTGTCCTGCTGCTGGTGGGAATTGCCCTGGGTGCGGGCGGCGTGCTCTTCCTGCAAACGAACTACGGCCCGCAACGCCTGACCGTCGAGCAGTCCGAGTCCCTGCATAGCGAGCTCAGCGCGTCCAACCTGGAACGCCAGCGCCTGCAAACCCAGCTGGAAGAAGCCACCCAACAGCGCGACGCCAATAAGTCCGGCCACGAAAAGCTGACCACCGACCTGGCCGATGCCCGCGCCAAGATCGATACGCTGAACAAAGAACTGGTCCTGTTCCAGGACGCCATGCCGCCGGACCCGCGCGGCGGCAACCTGGGCATCCGCTCGGCCACGTTCAAGCGCGCTCCCGGCCAGCTTGACTACCAGGTTCTGGTAATGCGCGAAGAGCGCACCGGCGCGCCGTTCAAGGGCACGCTGACGTTCAGCATCGAAGGCAGCTATTCCAATGGCCGCGCCGCAACCGTCACCCCGGAAGGCCCCACGCTGAATGTCGACCGCTACGACTACGCGCTGGGCCAGCTGAAGCTGCCCGACGGCTTTAACGCCCGCGTGGTGGTGCTGCGCGTCATGGACGCCAACCAGAAACAGCAGGCGATGCGCATCTATAACGTGCGCAACTAA
- a CDS encoding peptidylprolyl isomerase, whose product MMRRLHSLRRLSGSALLLALCAGLPAAHAAEPTGRAANNGAKAAPAAQKTTPAPKGEQFVDGIAAVVDKDVITLRELRDASIRISTELKSRGIQVPDDQTLQHQVLQRLIMERVQRHEADRLGIRVDDAQVDQAIQTIAARNKISVAQLRGEIEKSGTNWDTYRKSLRDEIRTDRLRQRAVDSTIVISDTEVDAFLKDQRRNPAFGAAPQAQQQPQPQAQPEPAPEQAAAPSGPMLYALAQILVRVPEGSTPEQLAVLRKKAEDILARAKRGDDFASLAAASSDGPEALQGGVMGVRPLDGWPDLFVKAIGNLQKGQVSNLIQSGNGFHIIKVMDRGTAQPAPGRTARTPAPTPAPQPAARPQAPAQQGPTKVMQTRARHILIKTSTVMSDETARQRLEQVRQRLVSGGAKFEDMARQYSQDATAPQGGELGWLNPGETVPPFEAAMNALKPGEISPPIQSPFGWHLIEVEERREHDATDDLARMKARQILFERRAQPAFEDWLEQLRAQAYVDNRLEKQQKIQQNNR is encoded by the coding sequence ATGATGCGTAGGTTGCACTCTTTGCGCCGCCTGTCCGGCAGTGCGCTGTTGTTGGCCTTATGCGCCGGCCTTCCCGCCGCGCACGCGGCCGAGCCAACAGGCCGGGCCGCGAACAATGGCGCCAAGGCCGCGCCCGCCGCTCAGAAAACCACGCCGGCGCCCAAGGGCGAGCAGTTCGTGGACGGCATCGCGGCCGTGGTCGACAAGGACGTGATCACGTTGCGCGAACTGCGCGACGCGTCCATCCGCATTTCGACCGAACTGAAATCGCGCGGCATCCAGGTGCCCGACGACCAGACCTTGCAGCATCAAGTGTTGCAGCGCCTGATCATGGAACGCGTGCAACGCCACGAAGCCGACCGGCTTGGCATTCGCGTGGACGATGCCCAGGTGGACCAGGCCATCCAGACCATCGCGGCGCGCAACAAGATCAGCGTGGCGCAACTGCGCGGCGAAATCGAAAAGTCAGGCACCAATTGGGATACCTACCGCAAGTCGCTGCGTGACGAGATCCGCACGGATCGCCTGCGCCAGCGCGCGGTGGATTCCACCATCGTCATTTCCGACACCGAAGTCGACGCGTTCCTGAAGGACCAGCGCCGCAACCCGGCGTTTGGCGCCGCGCCGCAAGCGCAGCAGCAGCCACAACCGCAGGCGCAGCCCGAGCCCGCGCCCGAGCAGGCCGCCGCGCCCTCGGGCCCGATGCTGTACGCGCTGGCCCAGATTCTGGTGCGCGTGCCGGAAGGCTCCACCCCCGAACAGCTGGCGGTGCTGCGCAAGAAGGCCGAAGACATCCTGGCGCGCGCCAAGCGCGGCGACGATTTCGCCAGCCTGGCGGCAGCATCGTCGGATGGCCCCGAAGCCTTGCAAGGCGGCGTGATGGGCGTGCGTCCGCTGGACGGCTGGCCCGACCTGTTCGTCAAGGCCATCGGCAATCTGCAAAAGGGCCAGGTCAGCAACCTGATCCAAAGCGGCAACGGCTTCCACATCATCAAGGTGATGGACCGCGGCACGGCCCAGCCGGCGCCTGGCCGCACCGCGCGCACGCCCGCCCCCACGCCGGCACCGCAGCCCGCCGCGCGTCCGCAAGCGCCCGCGCAGCAAGGCCCGACCAAGGTCATGCAGACCCGCGCGCGCCACATCCTGATCAAGACGTCTACCGTCATGAGCGACGAAACCGCGCGCCAGCGCCTGGAACAGGTGCGCCAGCGCCTGGTGTCGGGCGGCGCCAAGTTTGAAGACATGGCGCGTCAGTACTCGCAGGATGCGACCGCGCCGCAGGGCGGCGAACTGGGATGGTTGAACCCGGGTGAAACCGTGCCGCCGTTCGAAGCCGCCATGAACGCGCTGAAGCCGGGCGAAATCAGCCCGCCGATCCAGTCGCCCTTTGGCTGGCACCTGATTGAAGTCGAAGAACGCCGCGAACACGACGCCACCGACGACCTGGCCCGCATGAAGGCGCGCCAGATTCTGTTCGAGCGTCGCGCCCAGCCTGCTTTTGAAGACTGGCTGGAGCAATTGCGTGCTCAGGCTTACGTCGACAACCGGCTTGAAAAGCAGCAAAAGATCCAGCAGAACAACCGCTAA
- a CDS encoding MarR family winged helix-turn-helix transcriptional regulator → MKPPALERFLTYRLHVLNKITDRDTNRAYLEDCGIPLGEARCLAAIGRYAPLSVNDLARAANLNKGQASRSAQALVERGLVEKTLSASDGRGVVLTPTPEGMAQYQRIIDLIARRNDEIFGCLDADEQRALGQMLDRLIEHLQAREDAAADSDG, encoded by the coding sequence GTGAAACCGCCTGCCCTGGAACGATTCCTGACGTATCGCCTGCACGTGCTCAACAAGATCACGGACCGGGACACGAATCGCGCCTACCTGGAAGACTGCGGCATTCCCCTGGGCGAAGCCCGCTGCCTGGCTGCCATCGGGCGCTACGCGCCGCTGTCCGTCAATGACCTGGCGCGCGCGGCCAACCTGAACAAAGGCCAGGCCAGCCGGTCGGCGCAGGCATTGGTGGAACGCGGTCTGGTGGAAAAAACGTTGTCGGCCTCGGATGGGCGCGGCGTGGTGCTCACGCCCACGCCCGAGGGCATGGCGCAATATCAACGCATCATTGATTTGATCGCGCGCCGTAACGACGAAATATTCGGCTGCCTGGATGCCGACGAACAGCGCGCGCTGGGCCAGATGCTCGATCGCCTGATCGAGCATCTGCAAGCGCGCGAAGACGCGGCAGCGGACAGCGACGGCTAG
- the rsmA gene encoding 16S rRNA (adenine(1518)-N(6)/adenine(1519)-N(6))-dimethyltransferase RsmA yields MSQHQARKRFGQNFLTDESVVESIVRAVGPARDDAVVEIGPGLSALTRPLLERLDHLTAVEIDRDLAARLRKQFDASRLTVVEADALTVDFSQFGSALRVVGNLPYNISSPLLFHLMTWADHIRDQHFMLQREVIDRMVAQAGSGDFSRLSVMLQSRYRMHKLFDVPPEAFDPPPKVVSAIVRMVPLPADRLQPVSVRAFETVVARAFSQRRKMLRRVLADWAPQVPWEALDIAPTARAEDISVDRYIRLSDALVAAGLLQ; encoded by the coding sequence ATGTCTCAACACCAGGCGCGCAAGCGCTTCGGCCAGAACTTCCTGACCGACGAAAGCGTCGTCGAGTCCATCGTCCGGGCGGTTGGCCCCGCCCGTGACGATGCCGTGGTCGAAATCGGCCCAGGGTTATCTGCCTTGACCCGGCCGCTGCTAGAGCGTCTGGACCATCTCACCGCCGTGGAAATCGACCGCGACCTGGCCGCGCGCCTGCGCAAGCAGTTTGATGCGTCGCGCCTGACCGTGGTCGAAGCCGACGCGTTGACGGTGGATTTCTCGCAATTCGGCAGCGCGCTGCGTGTGGTGGGCAATCTGCCCTACAACATTTCCAGCCCGCTGCTGTTCCATCTGATGACGTGGGCCGACCACATCCGCGACCAGCATTTCATGTTGCAGCGCGAGGTCATCGACCGCATGGTGGCGCAAGCGGGCTCCGGCGATTTCAGCCGCTTGTCCGTGATGTTGCAGTCGCGCTATCGCATGCACAAGCTGTTCGATGTGCCGCCCGAAGCGTTCGATCCGCCGCCCAAGGTGGTGTCGGCCATTGTGCGCATGGTGCCGCTGCCGGCCGACCGCCTGCAACCGGTCAGCGTGCGGGCCTTTGAAACCGTGGTGGCGCGCGCCTTTTCGCAGCGCCGCAAGATGCTGCGTCGCGTGTTGGCCGACTGGGCGCCGCAAGTGCCCTGGGAAGCGCTGGACATTGCGCCGACCGCGCGCGCCGAGGACATTTCGGTGGACCGGTATATCCGCCTGTCGGATGCGCTGGTGGCAGCGGGACTGCTTCAATAA
- a CDS encoding aminoglycoside phosphotransferase family protein gives MKNDHDPRLVQIRNWLESLPKALNLAVDTLRPASADASFRRYFRLDAGERTLIVMDAPPAHEDCRPFLHVGQLLAEAGLNVPQVLEQDLDQGLLLLSDLGEQTYYQRIQAGISDSELQTLYREALAALVRLQQASTRGLATYDTNRLADELKLFPQWYVNKHHGVTLDDKTANALEKIFALLSTSNGGQAQVLVHRDFHSPNLMVCDQPQYGPNPGVIDFQDALVGPITYDLASLVTDARTTWEEPQQLDWAIRYWEMARAAGLPVDADFAEFHRAYEWMGLQRNLRIMGVFARLNHRDGKAHYLAHMPRMNGYVRQVAQRYGVFTPLLRLLDQLDDRQVSVGYTF, from the coding sequence TTGAAAAACGATCACGACCCCCGCCTGGTGCAGATCCGCAACTGGCTGGAAAGCCTGCCCAAAGCCTTGAACCTGGCCGTGGACACGCTGCGCCCGGCCTCCGCCGACGCCAGTTTTCGCCGTTATTTCCGTTTGGACGCCGGCGAGCGCACCCTGATTGTCATGGACGCGCCGCCGGCGCACGAAGACTGCCGCCCCTTCCTGCACGTGGGCCAACTGCTGGCCGAAGCCGGGCTGAACGTGCCCCAGGTGCTGGAACAGGACCTGGACCAGGGCCTGCTGCTGCTGTCCGACCTGGGCGAGCAAACCTACTATCAGCGCATCCAGGCCGGCATTTCCGATAGCGAACTGCAAACGCTGTACCGCGAGGCACTGGCCGCGCTGGTGCGCTTGCAACAGGCGTCCACCCGCGGCCTGGCCACGTACGACACCAACCGGCTGGCCGACGAGCTCAAGCTGTTCCCCCAGTGGTACGTCAACAAGCACCACGGCGTCACGCTGGACGACAAGACCGCCAACGCCCTGGAAAAGATCTTCGCCCTGCTGTCGACCAGCAACGGCGGCCAGGCGCAGGTACTGGTGCATCGCGACTTTCATTCGCCCAACCTGATGGTGTGCGACCAACCGCAGTACGGTCCCAACCCGGGCGTCATCGACTTCCAGGACGCGCTGGTGGGCCCCATCACCTATGACCTGGCCTCGTTGGTTACCGACGCCCGCACCACCTGGGAAGAACCGCAGCAGCTGGACTGGGCCATCCGCTATTGGGAAATGGCGCGCGCGGCGGGCCTGCCCGTGGACGCCGACTTTGCCGAATTCCATCGCGCCTACGAATGGATGGGCCTGCAACGCAACCTGCGCATCATGGGCGTATTCGCCCGCCTGAACCACCGCGACGGCAAGGCGCATTACCTGGCCCACATGCCGCGCATGAACGGCTACGTCCGTCAGGTGGCCCAGCGCTACGGCGTTTTCACGCCCCTTCTGCGCCTGCTCGACCAACTGGACGACCGCCAGGTCAGCGTCGGATACACCTTTTGA
- a CDS encoding LPS-assembly protein LptD, with the protein MRKVRWLILSAVSVAAGAVQAQGSQGSTPAASAATATSAAPVLRTSPGLRIHRLPDESIPAYLEADSIEGDPDSDLTLNGSAQVRRIDGVIKGDRINYRKDTGEVDVQGSARMMRDGTLVTGPNAKFNVDKYSGQVEKPNFWMGATGGFAVAEHADIFSKSQMRLHTVTYSGCSCETPSWYIKANTVDIDFDENEGVARNGVLYFKDVPILASPYMTFPVKKERKSGFLMPTYGTTSQGGFDISLPYYLNLAPNYDMTVQPRYFSKRGMQLGGEFRYLGSSYLGTLDGTYLPNDNVTSEDRWMYWWRHQQTFSHGFYADWDIAKVSDDDYFRDISQLGLNQASTTYLPQRGRVGWASNYWSTYAQVYKYQTLQDPDAPLVPPYDKEPELYLRGARYDWGGFDVDWTSTAVRFRRPDFGSTVRYPDGDRLQSYPTVSYPIVRPGWFIIPKAGVNYTQYQTKWYGVDALGLNGGSADGLPRSQSRTVPIMSLDAGLIFERDTSLFGKASTQTLEPRLYYLRVPYRDQSKMPVYDTSLADFSFSQAFEENIYTGGWDRISNANQLTAALTTRWLDANTGFERMSLAVAQRLYFEDQKVTLPGETPRENVRSDFLVGASAALTDTLSTDVAAQYNPYQNQWSRGLVSARWSPQRLTTVALSYRYQRDPQPGVQYQPQGQNQVSLALQWPFNKRWYGVGRVDYSLRSGPSSTVANTTESPRVTQAIAGVEYKGDCCWVGRVVYQRYAVSATDANSAVFFQLELTGLGSLGTDPMNLLNRSIPGYTSITPPVPAGTTFERYE; encoded by the coding sequence GTGCGCAAGGTTCGGTGGTTGATCCTCTCTGCTGTCAGCGTGGCCGCCGGAGCCGTCCAGGCTCAAGGCAGCCAAGGTTCGACTCCCGCGGCGTCCGCAGCAACCGCGACCTCCGCGGCCCCCGTGTTGCGTACGTCGCCGGGTCTGCGCATTCACCGCCTGCCCGATGAAAGCATCCCCGCGTACCTGGAAGCCGACAGCATCGAGGGCGACCCCGATTCCGACCTGACCCTGAACGGCAGCGCGCAAGTGCGCCGCATCGATGGCGTCATCAAGGGCGACCGCATCAACTACCGCAAGGACACCGGCGAAGTCGATGTCCAGGGCAGTGCGCGCATGATGCGCGACGGCACCTTGGTGACTGGCCCCAACGCCAAGTTCAACGTCGACAAATATTCAGGCCAGGTCGAAAAGCCCAACTTCTGGATGGGCGCCACCGGCGGCTTCGCCGTTGCCGAACACGCCGACATCTTCAGCAAGTCGCAGATGCGGCTGCATACGGTCACGTACAGCGGCTGCTCGTGCGAAACGCCGTCCTGGTACATCAAGGCCAACACCGTCGACATCGATTTCGACGAAAACGAAGGCGTGGCGCGCAACGGCGTGCTGTATTTCAAGGACGTGCCGATCCTGGCGTCGCCCTACATGACCTTCCCGGTCAAGAAAGAACGCAAGTCGGGCTTCCTGATGCCGACGTATGGCACCACCAGCCAGGGCGGCTTCGACATTTCGCTGCCGTACTACCTGAACCTGGCGCCCAACTACGACATGACGGTCCAGCCGCGCTACTTTTCCAAGCGCGGCATGCAGCTGGGCGGCGAATTCCGCTACCTGGGCTCGTCCTATCTGGGCACCCTGGACGGCACCTACCTGCCTAACGACAACGTCACCAGCGAAGACCGCTGGATGTACTGGTGGCGCCACCAGCAGACGTTCTCGCACGGCTTCTACGCCGACTGGGACATCGCCAAGGTTTCTGACGACGACTACTTCCGCGACATCTCGCAGTTGGGCCTGAACCAGGCGTCGACCACCTACCTGCCGCAGCGCGGCCGCGTGGGTTGGGCCTCCAACTACTGGAGCACGTACGCACAGGTCTACAAGTACCAGACGCTGCAGGATCCGGACGCGCCGCTGGTGCCGCCGTACGACAAGGAACCCGAGTTGTACCTGCGCGGTGCGCGCTATGACTGGGGCGGTTTCGACGTTGACTGGACGTCTACCGCCGTGCGTTTCCGCCGTCCCGATTTCGGCTCGACCGTTCGCTACCCCGACGGCGACCGCTTGCAGTCCTACCCGACGGTGTCGTACCCCATCGTGCGCCCGGGCTGGTTCATCATCCCCAAGGCGGGCGTGAACTACACCCAGTACCAGACCAAATGGTATGGCGTGGATGCGCTGGGCCTGAACGGCGGTTCGGCCGACGGCCTGCCGCGTTCGCAATCGCGCACCGTGCCGATCATGTCGCTGGACGCCGGCCTGATCTTCGAACGCGACACGTCGCTGTTCGGCAAGGCGTCCACGCAAACGCTCGAACCGCGCCTGTACTACTTGCGCGTGCCGTACCGCGACCAGTCCAAGATGCCGGTCTACGACACATCGCTGGCCGACTTCAGCTTCTCGCAGGCCTTCGAAGAAAACATCTACACCGGCGGCTGGGACCGTATCTCGAACGCCAACCAGCTGACGGCCGCCTTGACCACGCGCTGGCTGGACGCCAATACCGGCTTCGAGCGCATGTCGCTGGCCGTGGCGCAGCGCCTGTATTTTGAAGATCAAAAGGTCACTCTGCCGGGCGAAACGCCGCGTGAAAACGTGCGGTCCGACTTCCTGGTGGGCGCCAGCGCGGCACTGACCGACACCCTGAGCACCGACGTGGCCGCTCAGTACAATCCTTACCAGAACCAGTGGTCGCGCGGCTTGGTCAGCGCACGCTGGTCGCCGCAGCGCCTGACCACGGTGGCGCTGTCGTATCGTTATCAGCGCGATCCGCAACCGGGCGTTCAGTATCAGCCCCAGGGCCAGAACCAGGTCAGCCTGGCGTTGCAATGGCCGTTCAACAAGCGTTGGTACGGCGTCGGTCGCGTGGATTATTCCTTGCGCTCCGGGCCGTCCAGCACGGTGGCCAACACGACGGAATCTCCCCGTGTCACGCAGGCCATCGCCGGCGTCGAGTACAAGGGCGATTGCTGCTGGGTGGGCCGCGTGGTCTACCAGCGCTATGCTGTATCGGCAACGGACGCGAACTCCGCTGTGTTCTTCCAGCTTGAGCTGACCGGTCTGGGCTCCCTGGGAACCGACCCGATGAACCTGCTGAACAGAAGTATCCCCGGCTACACCAGCATTACACCGCCCGTGCCGGCTGGGACCACATTTGAAAGGTATGAATGA
- a CDS encoding FAD-dependent monooxygenase, translated as MPLPAHVPVLIAGGGPVGLTLAALLAEYGIASLTVEADDDYCSGSRAICISRRSQEILGWVGADKPLMETGLAWTGGRSYYRDREVLHFQMPHDPLQRYAPMVNIQQYSVEEYAHQAMQRHSDLAALQWSARVAGLHADADGVTVQIDTDGSRQTVRADWLIACDGGRSTVREAMGLKLEGMQYEGCYVIVDIEQASTRPVERLAWFDPPSNPGSTLLMHRQPGNVWRVDYQIRDDEDPDEAVKPENVLPRVQSHLDMIGETAPWKALWISVYNAKCLTLAQYRHGRVLFAGDAGHLVPIFGVRGLNSGLDDAGNLAWKLAWVLKGQAPDSLLDSYSIERVHATRQNLAYGAKSTEFMAPPDFGFRLMREAALRLALVDEAVRPLINPRQSAPISYDASPLNLHDGAPQAGPAAAPGQPVPDAQLQDGPAVRYLSQSFGRGFVLLAVSPDASLARELNALATATQSAPHPLQIVQVGAGAGSGSGSGSGCLDDAHGQLRQRHGAADGLVTLIRPDGYVLGRWSTPDAQQLRAALAPYYPSIAQSATQEGQA; from the coding sequence ATGCCGCTACCCGCGCATGTACCCGTGTTGATTGCCGGCGGAGGCCCGGTCGGCCTGACGCTGGCCGCCCTGCTGGCCGAGTACGGCATCGCCTCGCTCACGGTCGAGGCAGACGACGACTATTGCAGCGGCAGCCGCGCCATCTGCATATCCCGCCGCTCGCAGGAAATCCTGGGCTGGGTGGGCGCGGACAAGCCGCTGATGGAAACCGGCCTGGCCTGGACGGGCGGGCGCAGCTACTACCGCGACCGCGAAGTGCTGCACTTCCAGATGCCGCACGACCCCTTGCAGCGCTACGCGCCCATGGTCAACATCCAGCAATACTCGGTGGAGGAATACGCGCATCAGGCCATGCAGCGCCACTCCGATCTGGCCGCGTTGCAGTGGTCGGCCCGCGTGGCCGGCCTGCACGCCGACGCCGATGGCGTCACGGTCCAGATCGACACCGACGGCTCGCGCCAGACCGTGCGCGCCGACTGGTTGATTGCCTGCGACGGCGGCCGCAGCACCGTGCGCGAGGCCATGGGGCTGAAGCTGGAAGGCATGCAGTACGAAGGCTGCTACGTCATCGTCGACATCGAACAGGCATCGACCCGCCCCGTTGAACGCCTGGCCTGGTTCGACCCGCCGTCCAACCCCGGTTCGACCCTGCTGATGCACCGCCAGCCCGGCAACGTGTGGCGCGTGGACTACCAGATTCGCGACGACGAAGACCCCGACGAAGCCGTCAAACCGGAAAACGTCTTGCCGCGCGTGCAAAGCCATCTGGACATGATCGGCGAAACCGCGCCGTGGAAAGCCCTGTGGATTTCGGTCTACAACGCCAAGTGCCTGACGCTGGCGCAGTACCGCCACGGACGCGTATTGTTTGCCGGTGACGCCGGCCACCTGGTGCCCATCTTCGGTGTGCGTGGCCTGAACTCCGGCCTGGACGATGCCGGCAACCTGGCCTGGAAACTGGCCTGGGTCTTGAAGGGCCAGGCCCCGGACAGCCTGCTGGACAGCTACAGCATCGAACGCGTGCACGCCACCCGCCAGAACCTGGCTTATGGCGCCAAGAGCACGGAATTCATGGCGCCGCCGGACTTCGGCTTTCGCTTGATGCGCGAAGCCGCGTTGCGGCTGGCGTTGGTGGACGAGGCGGTGCGCCCGCTGATCAATCCCCGGCAGTCCGCGCCTATTTCGTACGACGCCTCGCCCTTGAACCTGCACGACGGCGCGCCGCAAGCCGGCCCCGCCGCCGCCCCCGGCCAACCCGTGCCCGATGCGCAGCTGCAAGACGGCCCGGCTGTCCGCTACCTGAGCCAGAGTTTCGGCCGGGGCTTCGTGCTGCTGGCGGTATCGCCCGACGCGTCGCTGGCCCGCGAATTGAATGCCCTGGCCACGGCCACGCAAAGCGCGCCGCACCCCTTGCAGATCGTGCAGGTGGGCGCCGGGGCGGGATCGGGCTCGGGCTCGGGCTCTGGCTGTCTGGACGACGCGCATGGGCAGTTGCGCCAGCGCCATGGCGCCGCCGACGGCCTGGTCACGCTGATCCGCCCGGACGGCTATGTGCTGGGCCGTTGGTCCACGCCTGACGCCCAGCAGCTACGCGCCGCGCTGGCGCCCTACTATCCTTCGATCGCCCAGTCCGCAACCCAGGAAGGCCAAGCATGA
- a CDS encoding 4a-hydroxytetrahydrobiopterin dehydratase, whose translation MSMLPPARIGTDTAVAALTGWQAAATRDAIEKRYRFPNFNAAFGFMARVAMFAEKLNHHPEWTNVYNRVDVTLTTHDAGGVTELDVRMAQFMDEAATQMGATAPKSDA comes from the coding sequence ATGAGCATGCTTCCCCCCGCCCGTATCGGCACCGATACCGCCGTGGCCGCGCTGACCGGTTGGCAGGCCGCGGCCACGCGCGACGCCATTGAAAAGCGCTACCGCTTTCCGAACTTCAACGCGGCTTTCGGGTTCATGGCGCGCGTGGCCATGTTCGCGGAAAAGCTGAACCACCACCCGGAATGGACCAACGTCTATAACCGGGTGGACGTGACGCTGACCACGCATGACGCGGGCGGAGTGACCGAGCTGGACGTGCGCATGGCGCAGTTCATGGACGAGGCGGCTACGCAGATGGGCGCCACGGCGCCGAAGTCGGACGCCTAG
- the murU gene encoding N-acetylmuramate alpha-1-phosphate uridylyltransferase MurU produces the protein MQAMILAAGRGERMRPLTDRLPKPLLAVGGKPLIVWHLERLAAAGIRQIVINHAWLGHEIERALGDGGAFGVQIRYSAEGTALETAGGIAQALALLGDAPFLVVNGDVWCDWDPAQAPSLAANAPDGGVGLLMVDNPVQHPTGDFRLSPDGVLHADGEPRLTYAGIGVYHPSLFADVQRGTAAPLAPLLRQAMAKNLARGARHDGRWVDVGTPQRLADLDAELLAAAR, from the coding sequence ATGCAAGCCATGATTCTTGCCGCGGGCCGCGGCGAACGCATGCGCCCGCTGACCGATCGGCTGCCCAAGCCCCTGCTGGCGGTGGGCGGCAAGCCCCTGATCGTCTGGCATCTGGAACGGCTGGCGGCGGCGGGCATCCGCCAGATCGTCATCAACCATGCCTGGCTGGGCCACGAGATCGAACGCGCGCTGGGCGATGGCGGTGCTTTCGGCGTGCAGATTCGGTATTCAGCCGAAGGCACCGCGCTGGAAACCGCCGGCGGCATCGCCCAGGCGCTTGCCCTGCTGGGCGATGCGCCGTTCCTGGTTGTGAACGGCGACGTCTGGTGCGACTGGGACCCCGCGCAGGCGCCGTCCCTGGCGGCCAATGCGCCGGATGGTGGCGTGGGCTTGTTGATGGTCGACAACCCCGTGCAGCACCCGACCGGTGATTTCCGGCTATCGCCCGATGGCGTCCTGCATGCCGACGGCGAGCCGCGTTTGACCTACGCAGGCATCGGCGTCTACCATCCCTCGTTGTTCGCGGATGTCCAGCGCGGCACGGCGGCGCCCCTGGCGCCCCTGCTACGGCAGGCAATGGCCAAAAACCTGGCGCGCGGCGCACGCCACGACGGCCGCTGGGTCGATGTCGGCACCCCGCAACGGCTTGCCGATCTGGACGCGGAGCTCCTCGCAGCAGCACGCTGA